From a region of the Listeria monocytogenes ATCC 19117 genome:
- a CDS encoding mechanosensitive ion channel family protein: MNLLKKWFSSIDWDQFWNHIISVGIKIAILIALYFIFRVVGNKIIRSFFRKYRQQQAVSVGRADTLESLISNFYGYVLFFTFAILLLQNFMDVTAIIASAGVASLAIAFGAQGLVSDVVTGFFILLERQLDVGDTITIGLVNGTIEALGLRTTQVRDFDGTLHFIPNRQIMVVSNHSRGNMRVMVDIQISPHEDPEKAIKIIGEVCDVAAKENKNIVEPPVVLGVQNIDATNMIIRVVGKAVNGEQYSVQRDLLKDIREALAENEIELPLNFVSTFGPNNN; the protein is encoded by the coding sequence ATGAATTTACTCAAAAAGTGGTTCAGTTCTATTGACTGGGACCAATTTTGGAATCATATTATTTCAGTAGGAATAAAAATTGCCATTTTAATTGCTCTTTATTTTATTTTCCGCGTGGTTGGGAATAAAATTATCCGTAGTTTCTTCCGCAAATATCGGCAACAACAAGCAGTTTCTGTTGGGCGCGCGGACACGTTAGAAAGCTTGATTTCTAATTTTTACGGCTATGTTTTATTCTTCACTTTTGCGATTTTATTATTACAGAACTTTATGGATGTTACAGCGATTATTGCAAGTGCTGGGGTGGCGAGTTTGGCTATTGCCTTTGGTGCGCAAGGACTTGTTAGTGACGTTGTGACTGGATTTTTTATTTTACTTGAACGTCAACTTGATGTTGGTGATACGATTACCATTGGACTAGTTAATGGAACAATAGAAGCACTTGGACTTAGAACAACACAGGTACGTGATTTTGATGGCACGCTTCATTTCATTCCTAACAGGCAAATTATGGTCGTTAGTAATCATTCGCGCGGTAATATGCGTGTGATGGTGGACATTCAAATTAGTCCACATGAAGATCCGGAAAAAGCAATTAAAATTATCGGTGAGGTTTGTGACGTAGCTGCAAAAGAAAATAAAAATATCGTTGAGCCCCCTGTTGTATTAGGTGTGCAAAACATTGACGCAACAAACATGATTATCCGCGTAGTCGGTAAAGCAGTGAACGGCGAGCAGTATTCTGTTCAACGTGACTTACTCAAAGATATTCGCGAAGCACTCGCAGAAAACGAAATCGAGTTACCACTTAATTTTGTCAGCACCTTCGGACCAAATAATAATTAA
- a CDS encoding N-acetyldiaminopimelate deacetylase, which translates to MLNEFIAIRRELHQIPETGYKELKTQAYLLDYISKLPSEHLEVKKWRTGILVLVKGTNPEKTIGYRTDIDALPITEETGLPFASKHPGNMHACGHDLHMSIALGVLTHFASKPAKDNLLFVFQPAEEGPGGAKPIMESAEFAEWRPDSIYGLHIAPEYKVGEIAIKPGLLFANTSELFISFKGKGGHAAYPHLANDMVVAASAFVGQMQTIISRNIDPMDSAVITIGRIHGGEIQNVIAETAYLDGTIRTLSPETMEIVWTRLKQLAKGWEEAYQCEVEFHPGSDYYQVDNDPVETEAFIHFLEEQYPESYVPARSAMTGEDFGYFLSEIKGFMFWLGVDSEYSLHHAKLSPKEEAIPFAIDVLIHFLESK; encoded by the coding sequence GTGTTAAATGAATTTATTGCCATTCGACGAGAGTTACACCAAATTCCTGAAACAGGTTATAAAGAGCTTAAAACCCAAGCCTATTTATTAGACTATATTAGCAAATTACCGAGTGAACATTTAGAAGTGAAAAAATGGCGTACGGGGATTTTGGTTTTAGTAAAAGGAACTAATCCAGAAAAAACAATTGGTTATCGTACCGATATTGATGCGTTGCCAATTACAGAAGAAACTGGGCTGCCTTTTGCATCAAAACATCCTGGCAATATGCATGCTTGTGGGCACGATTTACATATGAGTATCGCGCTTGGTGTATTGACGCATTTTGCGAGTAAACCAGCCAAAGATAATTTGCTTTTCGTTTTCCAGCCTGCCGAAGAAGGTCCAGGTGGTGCAAAACCCATCATGGAAAGCGCTGAATTTGCCGAGTGGCGACCGGATAGCATTTATGGGCTTCATATCGCACCAGAATACAAAGTCGGAGAAATTGCAATTAAGCCAGGTTTACTTTTTGCGAATACATCGGAACTTTTTATTTCGTTTAAAGGAAAAGGTGGACACGCGGCGTATCCTCATTTGGCGAATGATATGGTTGTCGCAGCAAGTGCGTTTGTTGGGCAAATGCAAACGATTATAAGTCGGAATATTGATCCAATGGATAGTGCAGTTATTACGATTGGCCGAATTCATGGCGGAGAAATTCAAAATGTCATTGCGGAAACTGCTTATTTAGATGGAACCATTCGAACGCTTTCCCCTGAAACAATGGAGATTGTTTGGACTCGTTTGAAACAGCTAGCGAAAGGCTGGGAAGAAGCTTACCAATGCGAAGTTGAATTTCATCCTGGCTCGGATTATTATCAAGTGGACAATGATCCAGTTGAAACAGAAGCATTCATCCACTTTTTGGAAGAACAATATCCAGAAAGTTATGTGCCAGCTCGTTCGGCGATGACTGGAGAAGATTTTGGTTACTTTTTATCCGAAATTAAAGGGTTTATGTTTTGGTTAGGCGTGGATTCCGAGTACAGTTTGCATCATGCGAAACTTAGTCCAAAAGAAGAAGCTATTCCATTTGCAATTGATGTATTAATCCACTTTTTGGAAAGTAAATAA